AAGTAATACATGAGACCACTGTGCAAACTTATCTTCGTCTTGCTCATCGTTTAAGTGCTTAACTAATTGGTGCTCAGGGTTAAGCTCAAACACTGGCTTGGCCTCTGGAACAGATTGACCTACCGACTCCATAAGTTTTTGCATTTGCGAGCTCATGTCGTTGTCATCGCTCACAACACAAGCTGGAGAATCTGTTAAGCGATGCGTAAAGCGCACTTCTTTAACCTCTTCGCCAAGCGCTGTTTTAATGCGCTCAATTAAGCCTGCGACTTCTTTTTCAGACTCTTCTTGTGCTTTTTTCGTTTCTTCGTCGTCAAGTTTACCTAAATCAAGGTCGCCACGTGTAATTGACTGGAACGATTTTTCGTTAAACTCAGTTAAGTGGCTCATCATCCACTCATCAACACGGTCACTTAGTAATAATACTTCGATGCCTTTTTTGCGGAAGATTTCTAAGTGTGGCGAGTTTTTAGCCGCTGTAAACGAATCTGCAACAACGTAGTAAATTTTATCTTGCTCATCGTTCATACGCTCAATGTATTGCTCAAGCGATACATCTTGTGTTTCTGAGTCGGTATGTGTTGATGAGAAGCGTAACAATTTAGCAATGGCTTCTTTATTTGCAGTATCTTCTGCAGGTCCTTCTTTGATCACTTGGCCAAATTCATTCCAAAATGTTTGGTAATCTTCAGCTTTGTTTTTAGCCATACGCTCAAGCATTTTTAATATGCGTGATGTGCACCCTTTACGAATTGCTTGCGTTACTTTGTTATCTTGTAAAATTTCGCGCGATACATTTAGCGGTAAATCGTTTGAATCAAGTAAGCCTTTTACAAAGCGTAGGTAGCTTGGCATAAACTGCTCAGCGTCATCCATAATAAAGACACGTTGAACATACAGTTTTAAACCACTTTGGCGCTCACGGTTCCATAAATCGAACGGCGCTTTTTTAGGGATATACAATAAGCTTGTGTACTCAGTTTTACCTTCTACTTTATTGTGCGCCCAGTTTAGCGGCTCTTCCCAATCATGGCTTACATGCTTGTAAAACTCTTTGTATTCTTCATCAGAAACCTCTGATTTATCACGTGTCCATAAAGCAGTTGCACGGTTAATGCTTTCCCACTCACCTGGAACTGCTGGGATTTTTTCGCCGTCTTCGCCTTCAGACTCAGGCACTTCTGCTTTATACATTTGTACAGGCGTAGAAATATGATCTGAGTATTTAGTAACGATGCTACGTAAACGGTATTCATCCGCATATTCTTTTTCTTCTTCACGCAGGTGTAAAATAATATCCGTACCACGGCCTTCTTTTTCAATTTCTTGTAACGTGTACTCACCTTCACCTTGTGATTGCCACTCGTATGCTTGTGTTTCACCCGCTTTACGCGTGCGTACTGTCACTTCATCAGCCACTATAAATGCTGAGTAAAAACCAACACCAAATTGACCAATTAATTGCGAGTCTTTGCTTTGGTCGCCGGTTAAGTTTTTGAAAAATTCAGCAGTACCCGACTTCGCAATAGTCCCTAAAGAGCTAATTA
The genomic region above belongs to Pseudoalteromonas sp. MM1 and contains:
- the htpG gene encoding molecular chaperone HtpG, which gives rise to MTAAQKETLGFQTEVKQLLNLMIHSLYSNKEIFLRELVSNASDAADKLRFLALSNGDLYQGDADLRVRISADKEANTITISDNGIGMTREEVISSLGTIAKSGTAEFFKNLTGDQSKDSQLIGQFGVGFYSAFIVADEVTVRTRKAGETQAYEWQSQGEGEYTLQEIEKEGRGTDIILHLREEEKEYADEYRLRSIVTKYSDHISTPVQMYKAEVPESEGEDGEKIPAVPGEWESINRATALWTRDKSEVSDEEYKEFYKHVSHDWEEPLNWAHNKVEGKTEYTSLLYIPKKAPFDLWNRERQSGLKLYVQRVFIMDDAEQFMPSYLRFVKGLLDSNDLPLNVSREILQDNKVTQAIRKGCTSRILKMLERMAKNKAEDYQTFWNEFGQVIKEGPAEDTANKEAIAKLLRFSSTHTDSETQDVSLEQYIERMNDEQDKIYYVVADSFTAAKNSPHLEIFRKKGIEVLLLSDRVDEWMMSHLTEFNEKSFQSITRGDLDLGKLDDEETKKAQEESEKEVAGLIERIKTALGEEVKEVRFTHRLTDSPACVVSDDNDMSSQMQKLMESVGQSVPEAKPVFELNPEHQLVKHLNDEQDEDKFAQWSHVLLDQALLAERGTLKDPTGFVTRLNKLMLDLNK